GGCCATTGATGAGCTTTTGTCTTAAAGAATAGCACTTGAGATTTGGCAATAGTTGTAAAAAGGTTTACTCAAGCCTGAATGTGGCAGTTTAATGCATTGGAAAAGACGGATGAGTTGGAAATCTGCCCTGCTATTCGTCAGCGTTGACATCATTTAAGTTTTTAGGCAAAATGGTTTTAATTTTTTATGCCCACCAGAGATTTATTTTCATTAAACGGCAAAAGCAAGATTAAGGCGAGCGATTAAAAAAACATGAGTCATCATTGAATTTAAATTTTTTATGCCTTAAATTCTTCCAATTTATTTAACCAAATGGAGAGCGCCATGCAAGAGGTAGATTTAATTTTTAAAAATGCGCGTGTTTTGACCATGGATTCCGAATTACGGCAATTTGAGCCCGGAGCCGTGGCCATTAAGGGCGATGAAATAGTGGCGGTCGATAAAGAGGAAGCCATCCTCAAGAAATATAACGCCCGGGAAGTGGTAAATTGTCAGGATAAAGTTTTGATGCCCGGCCTGGTGAACGCCCATACCCATGTGCCCATGACGTTACTGCGCGGCGTTGCCGACGATCTTCGGCTTGATGTGTGGCTTTTGGGGCACATGATGCCCGTGGAACGCGAGTTTGTTTCACCGGAATTTGTGCGGCTGGGGACTTTGATGGCCTCCGCCGAATTGATACGTTCCGGGGTGACGACATTTGCCGATATGTATTATTATGAAGAGCAGGTGGCACAGGCTGCCGCCGAGGCCGGATTAAGAGCAGTTTGCGGTGAAACGGTCATTAAGTTTCCGTCGCCGGATGCTCAGTCTTACGAGGAGTCGCTGGAGTACACACGTGATTTTATCAAGCGCTGGAAAGATCATCCCTTAATTACTCCTTCTGTGGCGCCTCACGCGCCTTACACGTGTACAACGGAAATTTTGCAGGCGGCCACTGAGTTAGCCCTTGAGTTTGATGTTCCAGTTCAGATTCATCTGGCGGAGACCAGACAGGAAGTGGAGACAATGCGCAGGGAGCATGGCATTCCTGTAATTCCATACATCCGTAAAATAGGCATGTTAGAAGCTAAAATTATTGGCGCGCATCTGGTGCACGTTGACGAAGGAGAAATGCACACACTCAAAAACTTTAATGTGGGCGTGGTGCACAATCCCTCTTCCAATTTAAAATTGGCTTCCGGCTTTGCCAAAGTGACGCAAATGAGCGCCATGGGGATCAATGTGGGGATCGGAACCGATGGCCCCGCATCGAACAATGATCTGGATATGTTTGAAGAGATGCGTCTGGCCTCATTTATTGCCAAGGGCATTACCAATGATCCGACGGCGTTGCCGGCCCCCCATGTTTTGACCATGGCAACGCGCATTGGCGCTCAGGCTCTGCATCTCGATAAGCAAATTGGTTCTATTGAAGCGGGCAAAAAGGCCGATTTGATTTTGATCGATACCAGCGCCATTCACAATTCGCCGCGTTACAAACGTGAGGATAAAATGTCATTTGCCCAGATCGTTTATGCGACCAAAACCTTTGACGTGACAGACGTGCTGGTTAACGGTAAATTTTTAATGCGCGATAAGAAATTACTGACTCTGGATGAAGAGTCGTTGTTGAAAGAAGCGCAGAATTTTGCACGGCGCATCGATTCTTTTCTGCTGGAGCGTGAAAAATCCGTACTCTCTAAACTGATCGCCATTGAAACGGCCACCGAAGAAGAAAGCTTTGAAGTGCAGATTAAGGTGCCGGTGAAAAGGTTTGACGAGATCTTTGAAAAACTGAAAAAACCGGAAATAAAGGTTGTCTATCAGCGACACTATTTGCAGTACGATACTTATTTCTATTTTGACGATGCCGATCAGGGGCGCCTGCGCTATCGGGAAGATGAAA
This sequence is a window from Caldithrix abyssi DSM 13497. Protein-coding genes within it:
- a CDS encoding amidohydrolase family protein codes for the protein MQEVDLIFKNARVLTMDSELRQFEPGAVAIKGDEIVAVDKEEAILKKYNAREVVNCQDKVLMPGLVNAHTHVPMTLLRGVADDLRLDVWLLGHMMPVEREFVSPEFVRLGTLMASAELIRSGVTTFADMYYYEEQVAQAAAEAGLRAVCGETVIKFPSPDAQSYEESLEYTRDFIKRWKDHPLITPSVAPHAPYTCTTEILQAATELALEFDVPVQIHLAETRQEVETMRREHGIPVIPYIRKIGMLEAKIIGAHLVHVDEGEMHTLKNFNVGVVHNPSSNLKLASGFAKVTQMSAMGINVGIGTDGPASNNDLDMFEEMRLASFIAKGITNDPTALPAPHVLTMATRIGAQALHLDKQIGSIEAGKKADLILIDTSAIHNSPRYKREDKMSFAQIVYATKTFDVTDVLVNGKFLMRDKKLLTLDEESLLKEAQNFARRIDSFLLEREKSVLSKLIAIETATEEESFEVQIKVPVKRFDEIFEKLKKPEIKVVYQRHYLQYDTYFYFDDADQGRLRYREDEIINPQGQIVKARYRLTLLGPAFEREFAHTVLLSRSRYLAKATHSLRFYREYFKPIKEMVIEKERYRWKVVFKETEFYINLDRLVIPKMGDFLEIKSRTWSRHDAEEKAVLVADLLKTLGLEAAEPIGKDYSDLALE